The DNA sequence GTTGGCCTGTGAGCGGGGTGACCGGAGGCCGGATCGCGCGGGTGGCGTCGCGCGTGTCCACGATCGAGCTGCTGTTCGACCTGGTGTTCGTGTTCACGATCGGCCAGCTGACCGCCGTGATCGTGCAGAGCCCCGGGGTGGAGTCGGTGCTGCGCGCCGCCGCCATCCTCGCCGTCGTCTGGTGGATGTACGACGCCTTCGCGTGGCTGACCAACCAGGCCGTGCCCGACACGGTCCCGGTGCGGCTGCTGCTCATCGCGGCGATGGCCGCCTTCCTGGTGCTGTCGCTCGCCATCCCGGACGTATTCACCGGGTCGGGCGTGCTGTTCGGCGTCGCGTACCTGACGGTGGTGATCATCCACTCGGGGCTGTTCATCGCCCGGGGAGGCCGCGGCTCGGTCCGCGTGATGCTGCGGGTCGGGCCGTTGAACGCCGTCGCCGCGCTGCTGCTCATCGCCTCCGGATACGCGAGCGGCTGGCTGGAGTGGGTGCTGTTCCTCGCGCCGCTCGCGCTGTTCCTGGTGGGCGGCCTGCTGGCGCGGTCGAGCCCCTTCGCGCTCGGGGCGTCGCACTTCGTGGAGCGCCACGGCCTCCTGATGATCATCGCGTTCGGCGAGTCGATCGTCTCGGTCGGCGCCGGGCTGACCGCCTCCGGCCTCCGCCCGCAAGTCGTCGTCGGCGCGGTGGCGACGGTGGCGATGGTCGCGGCGCTGTGGTGGTGCTACTTCTCCGGCGACGACGAGCGGGCCGAGCGGTCCTTCGGCGCGGCGGCCGGGCGGCGCGGCACCACGCTCGCGCTCACCGCGTACTACGTGGCCCACTTCGTGATTCTGCTCGGCCTGGTCGGCGTCGCCGCCGGGCTGCACTTGTCGCTGGAGGACGCCTTCGCGCCGGTCACGCCGGCCGCGGCCTGGCTGCTCGCGGGCGGCGTCGCGGTCTACCTCGTCGGGGACGCGGAGTACCGCCGCGAACTGCGACTCGGCCCGTGGGTGTACCGGCTGCTCGGGGCGGCGGGCAGCCTGGTCGCCGGCCTCCTCGCGGCATGGATGCTGCCGCTGCGCGCGGGTGAGCTGCCCGGCATCGCACTGATCGCGGCGCTGCTGGCGATCGTCGTGCTCGTGCTGGTGGCCGAGCGCGCGCGGCGCTGACCGCCCCGTCGCCCGGCTTGCTGAGTACGGTGCCTGCCATGGACACCATCGAGTGGCTCCTCGACTCCGACCCGAGCATCCGCTGGCAGGTGCTCCGCGACCTCGCCGGCGCCTCCGACGAGACCGTCGCCGCCGAACGCGACCGCGTCGCCACCGAGGGCTGGGGTGCGCAGCTCCTCGACGCCCAGGGCCCCGACGGCACCTGGGACGGCGGCGTCTACCGGCCGGGATGGGCGCAGGAGGACCGGCCGTTCTTCGACGCCTGGACGGCCACGCACTTCACGCTGCAGCAGCTGGCCGACCTCGGCCTCGACCCCGAGCATCCGCGGGCGAAGGAGGCCGTGCAGCACGTGCGC is a window from the Leifsonia shinshuensis genome containing:
- a CDS encoding low temperature requirement protein A, with protein sequence MSGVTGGRIARVASRVSTIELLFDLVFVFTIGQLTAVIVQSPGVESVLRAAAILAVVWWMYDAFAWLTNQAVPDTVPVRLLLIAAMAAFLVLSLAIPDVFTGSGVLFGVAYLTVVIIHSGLFIARGGRGSVRVMLRVGPLNAVAALLLIASGYASGWLEWVLFLAPLALFLVGGLLARSSPFALGASHFVERHGLLMIIAFGESIVSVGAGLTASGLRPQVVVGAVATVAMVAALWWCYFSGDDERAERSFGAAAGRRGTTLALTAYYVAHFVILLGLVGVAAGLHLSLEDAFAPVTPAAAWLLAGGVAVYLVGDAEYRRELRLGPWVYRLLGAAGSLVAGLLAAWMLPLRAGELPGIALIAALLAIVVLVLVAERARR